A stretch of Suncus etruscus isolate mSunEtr1 chromosome 9, mSunEtr1.pri.cur, whole genome shotgun sequence DNA encodes these proteins:
- the LOC126018191 gene encoding olfactory receptor 52N2-like: MHRANSSNLSPRYFILNGIPGLEAAHVWISLPFCFMYSIAIVGNCGLIYLIIHVEALHRPMYYFLALLSMTDISGCTTFVPNMLCIFWFHLTDINFNACLVQMFFIHMLTAMESGVLMLMALDRYVAICYPLRYSTILTNTVIVKVGLATFIRSVLLMIPFMFLIKRLPFCRGNLIHHTYCDHMAVAKLSCGNIKINAIYGLIVAVLIGGVDIFCISLSYTMIIRAVVNLASADARHKAFSTCTSHICAIVITYVPAFFNFFTHRFGAKTIPHNVHIIIANLYLLLPPTLNPIVYGVKTKQIREGVIKLFTREKDILSAK, encoded by the coding sequence ATGCACAGAGCCAACAGCTCCAACCTGTCACCAAGATATTTTATCCTTAATGGGATCCCTGGACTGGAAGCTGCACATGTTTGGATTTCTCTTCCATTCTGCTTCATGTACAGTATAGCTATTGTGGGGAACTGTGGGCTCATCTATCTCATTATTCATGTTGAGGCATTACATCGGCCCATGTATTATTTTCTAGCCTTATTATCCATGACAGATATTAGTGGGTGTACTACATTTGTTCCCAATATGCTTTGTATCTTTTGGTTCCATCTCACAGATATTAACTTTAATGCCTGCCTCGTGCAGATGTTTTTCATCCACATGCTGACAGCCATGGAGTCTGGTGTGCTTATGCTAATGGCTTTGGATCGGTATGTGGCTATTTGCTATCCCTTACGCTATTCTACTATCCTCACCAACACTGTAATTGTCAAAGTAGGGCTTGCTACCTTTATCCGGAGTGTGTTACTCATGATTCCATTCATGTTCTTAATCAAACGTCTTCCCTTCTGTAGGGGCAACCTTATCCACCATACCTACTGTGACCATATGGCTGTAGCCAAATTATCTTGTGGAAACATAAAGATTAATGCTATCTATGGTCTCATAGTTGCCGTATTAATTGGAGGGGTTGATATCTTCTGTATCTCCTTGTCTTATACAATGATTATTCGTGCTGTAGTAAACCTGGCATCTGCTGATGCTCGTCACAAAGCCTTTAGCACCTGCACATCACATATATGTGCAATTGTTATTACCTATGTCCCTGCTTTTTTCAACTTCTTCACCCACCGGTTTGGGGCTAAAACTATACCACACAATGTTCACATAATTATAGCCAATCTCTATCTGTTGCTGCCTCCCACCTTGAATCCAATTGTCTATGGAGTGAAGACCAAACAGATTCGTGAAGGAGTGATTAAATTGTTTACTAGAGAGAAAGATATTTTGAGTGCAAAATAA